TGTGGTTTTGATTTGTTGAGCAAAGCTGGAAGAGAGTGTGAAGATAAAAAGGATGAGGGCGAGCTTGAACATTTTCATGATGTAAATTCCTCCTCGGGAAAGCCTCGCAACGACTTACGGCAATGGATTCACCACAAGATATAAATTTTTAAAAGACAAAAGCAATGCTTTTTATTTTTCCATCTTCCCTGTCACCGCCTCCCACATCATCCCCGTCAACCGGTCAATGCCCTCGCCGTTCGCGGCAGAAATTCGGCAACTCGGATGTCCTGTGCTCTGCAAAAATTTTTCGCCAATATTTTTCTCCGTCACCAAATCCATTTTGGTCAACGCCACGATTCTCGGCTTTTGCACAAGCACAGGATTGTAACTCTCCATCTCGTGAATCAATGTTTGATAATCTGATGCCAAGTTATCCGAGGTCGCGTCGATCAGCACAACCAAAACCGAGGTGCGCTCGATGTGGCGAAGAAACTCGATGCCGAGGCCGCGGCCTTCGTGCGCGCCTTCGATGAGGCCGGGGATGTCGGCGACAACAAAACTGTTATTCTCTTTGTACTGCACGACGCCGAGATTCGGGGTGAGCGTGGTGAAAGGATAATCCGCAATTTTGGGTCGCGCGGCGCTGATCCGCGCAAGCAAAGTGGATTTGCCGGCGTTGGGCAAGCCGACGAGTCCGACGTCCGCCAGCAATTTCAATTCGAGAATGAGCCAGCGGCTTTCGCCCAACTCGCCGACTTCCCACTCGCGCGGCGCTTGATGGGTGGGAGTGGCGAAGCAGGCATTGCCGCGACCGCCGCGGCCGCCTCGCGCGATAATCACGCGCTCATCCGTTTTCACCAAATCCGCCAGCACGGCGCCGGTTTCGGCGTCTTTGATAACGGTACCTGGTGGCACACAAATCAGCACGTCTTTGCCGCCGCGGCCGTTTTTGTTGGCGCCTTTGCCGTGCTCG
The sequence above is drawn from the candidate division KSB1 bacterium genome and encodes:
- the obgE gene encoding GTPase ObgE, encoding MFIDYAKIFVEAGRGGSGCVSFRREKYVPKGGPDGGDGGKGGDVIMRVDTGMRTLQDFQMRKHFRAERGEHGKGANKNGRGGKDVLICVPPGTVIKDAETGAVLADLVKTDERVIIARGGRGGRGNACFATPTHQAPREWEVGELGESRWLILELKLLADVGLVGLPNAGKSTLLARISAARPKIADYPFTTLTPNLGVVQYKENNSFVVADIPGLIEGAHEGRGLGIEFLRHIERTSVLVVLIDATSDNLASDYQTLIHEMESYNPVLVQKPRIVALTKMDLVTEKNIGEKFLQSTGHPSCRISAANGEGIDRLTGMMWEAVTGKMEK